The sequence GGACGGTCCACACCGCTGTCACGCCGGCCGCGCGGGACTCGTCGTCCGGCTCGCCCACCACGAGGGTGCAGGGCGGGCTCATCCAGTTCAGCGGCTTGTACGAGCCGCCGTCGGAGTGCAGCAGGACGCTGCCGTCGGCCTTCACGACGAGCAGGCGCGTCGCGCGCGGCAGGTGCGCCGACAGCCGCCCGGTGTAGCGGGCGGCGCAGGACGCGACGACGAGGCGCACGACGATCCTCCGGTCGGGACGGTCAGGAGCGGTCAGAGGCGGGCGACGGGCACGGCGCGTCAGATGACGGGGCCGACGCGCAACGGCGTCGCCTCGATCCAGGAGGTGAGGCCCGCGTACGCCTCGGGCGACATGAACAGCTCCACCTCGGTCGGGCGGCCGTCCGCCCGCGCGCGGCACCGGACGACGTAGCCCTCGCCCGCGCCGTCCCGCGGCTCGGCGGCACGGCGCTCGACGACCGTCAGTCCGTCTCGGTCCCAGCGCCGCGCGGGCCGCGGGGCCAGCGACCAGAACCGCCACCAGTACAGGTGCGCGGCGCCGTACTGGGCGACACCGCTCGACCACCGCCGGCCCCGGCCCAGGTCGCACCGGAACGAGCCCACACGGCGGTCGAGCGTCTGGCGCCGGGACCACCACGCGCCGCCGGCGACCAGCACCACCACGACGAGCGTGACGAGGGCGACGACGACGGGACCGGGCACGTGCGCAGTGACCTCAGTGCGTCGGCGCGGGCGCCGAGTCGCTCAGGGCGTCGACGACCACGGTGACGCGGTCGTCGTCCACCGAGAGGAACCCGCCGTCGACCTGCCAGCTCAGCGCCTGCCCGTCGGCCGTGCGCACGCGGACCTCGCCCGCGCGCAGCACCGACAGGATCGGCGTGTGCCCGAGCAGGATGCCGATCTCCCCGTCGGCCGCGGGCGCCGAGACCTGGCGGGCGCTGCCCGACCAGACCTTGCCGTCCGCGGCGACGAGGTCGACCTCGAGGGAGTCGGCCATCAGACGCCGTACTCCTTCTGGATGCGCGCCCAGTTCTTCTCGAGGTCCTCGAGACCACCGATGTTGAAGAAGGCCTGCTCGGCGATGTGGTCGAACTCGCCCGCCGCGATCTTCTTGAACGCCTCGACCGTCTCGGCGACCGGGACCGTCGAGCCCACGACGCCGGTGAACTTCTCGGCCATGTAGGTGTTCTGCGAGAGGAACTGCTGGATGCGACGAGCCCGCGCGACGACGGTCTTGTCCTCCTCCGACAGCTCGTCGACGCCGAGGATCGCGATGATGTCCTGGAGCTCCTTGTTGCGCTGCAGGATCGACTTGACCTGCGTCGCGACGTCGTAGTGCTCCTGGCCCACGTAGCGGGGGTCGAGGATGCGGCTCGTCGACGCCAGCGGGTCCACCGCGGGGTACAGACCGCGCGAGGCGATCTCACGGCTGAGCTCGGTGGTCGCGTCGAGGTGCGCGAACGTCGTCGCCGGCGCGGGGTCGGTGTAGTCGTCGGCGGGGACGTAGATGGCCTGCAGCGAGGTGATCGAGTGACCGCGCGTCGAGGTGATGCGCTCCTGCAGGAGGCCCATCTCGTCGGCCAGGTTCGGCTGGTAGCCCACCGCGGACGGCATGCGGCCGAGCAGCGTCGACACCTCGGAGCCGGCCTGCGTGAACCGGAAGATGTTGTCGATGAACAGCAGCACGTCCTGGTTCTGCACGTCGCGGAAGTACTCCGCCATCGTCAGCGCCGACAGGGCCACGCGCAGACGCGTGCCCGGCGGCTCGTCCATCTGGCCGAAGACGAGCGCCGTCTTGTCGAAGACGCCGGCCTCCTCCATCTCGACGATGAGGTCGTTGCCCTCACGCGTGCGCTCGCCGACACCGGCGAACACCGAGACACCGCCGTGGTCCTGCGCGACGCGCTGGATCATCTCCTGGATGAGGACCGTCTTGCCGACGCCCGCACCACCGAAGAGGCCGATCTTCCCACCCTGCACGTACGGGGTGAGCAGGTCGATGACCTTGATGCCGGTCTCGAACATCTGGGTCTTCGACTCGAGCTGGTCGAAGGCCGGGGGCTTGCGGTGGATGGGCCAGCGCTCGGTGATCTCGATGGTCTCGCCGGGCTCGGCGTTGAGCACCTCGCCGATGACGTTGAAGACCTTGCCCTTGGTGACGTCCCCGACCGGGACCGAGATCGGGGCGCCGGTGTCGGTCACCTGCGCGCCGCGGACCAGGCCGTCGGTCGGCTTCAGCGCGATGGCGCGCACGAGCGAGTCGCCGAGGTGCTGCGCGACCTCGAGCGTCATCGTGAACCGACCCTCGCCCTCGCCCTGGCTCGACAGGTCGATCTCGACCGTGAGGGCGTTGTAGAGCATGGGGATCTGGTCCGCCGGGAACTCGATGTCCACGATCGGACCGATGACGCGGGCGACCCGTCCCACGCCGGGCGTGCCGGCGGCGGCGGCCGTCTCGTCGACGGTGGTGGCGGTCATGTCTGGCCTGCTTTCTCGTCCCGGGGCGTCGACCCCGGCGTGGTCTGCGGTTCTCGTGGAAGCTGTGTCAGGAGGTTCGGGTGACGGTCAGGAGGCCGACGCGAGCGCGTCCGCACCCGAGACGATCTCGCTGATCTCCTGCGTGATCTCGCCCTGGCGGGCCTGGTTGGCGAGCCGGGTGTACATGCGGATGAGGTCCTCCGCGTTGTCGGTCGCGGTGTGCATCGCGCGCTGGCGAGCAGCCAGCTCCGACGCGGCCGCCTGCAGGAGGCACGCGTAGATCCGCGCCCGCACGTAGCGCGGGAGCAGCGCGTCGAGCACCACCTCCGGGCTGGGCTCGAAGTCGTACAGCGGCAGCGGCCCGGACTCGCCGGCCGGCGCCACGCCCTCGACGACCTCGAGCGGGAGCAGCCGGATCACCCGGGGACGCTGCGTGACCATGTTGACGAACTGCGTGAAGACGACATGCACCTCGGCGATGCCGCCCTCGTCCGCCGGCGCCCGGAACTTCTCGAGCAGCAGGTCCGCGATCTCGATCGCGACCTCGGTGGTCGGCGCGTCCGAGTGCCCCGTCCACTGACCGCCCAGCTCGCGCTGCCGGAACGTGTAGTACCCGACGGCGCGACGGCCGGAGACGAGGAGCTCGACCTCCTTGCCCTCGTCCGCCAGCTGCGCGACGAGGCGCTCGGTCTCCCGGATGACGCTCGCCGAGTAGGCGCCCGCCATGCCGCGGTCCGACGCGACGACCAGCACGGCGACCCGTCGGGTGTCGGTCCGCTCCACCAGGAACGGGTGCGACACGTTCGAGTGCGTCGCCACGGCCGAGACGGCACGGGTGATCGCCCGCGAGTACGGCGAGGCCATCGCCACCCGGTCGCGCGCCTTGCCGATGCGGGAGGCAGCGATGAGCTCCTGCGCCCGGAACATCTTCTTGAGCGACTGGGTGGACTTGATGCGCTGCTTGTAGACGCGCTGCGAACCGGCCATGCTCAGGCCTTCTTCTGCCGGACGATCTGCTCCTGCTCGACCTCGACCTCGGCCTCGTCGTCCGACCCGCCGACGAGCGGCGAGCCGTCGAACGTGAGGAACCCGTTGCGGAACTCCTCGACCGCCGCGGCCAGCGACTCCTGGGTCGCGTCGTCGAGCTTGCCCGTCTCGGCGATGGTCGACAGCACGTCCGTCTTGCGGCGGAGGTGGTCGAGCAGCTCGGACTCGAAGCGCTTGACGTCCTCGATCGGCACGTCGTCCAGGTGGCCCTTGGTGCCGGTCCAGATCGACGCCACCTGGTCCTCGACCGGGTACGGCGTGTACTGCGCCTGCTTGAGCAGCTCGGTGAGGCGCGACCCGCGCGCCAGCTGGGCGCGCGACGTCGCGTCGAGGTCGGACGCGAACATCGCGAACGCCTCGAGCGAGCGGAACTGCGCCAGGTCGAGCTTCAGCGTGCCGGAGACCTGCTTCATGGCCTTGACCTGCGCCGCACCACCGACGCGGGACACCGAGATGCCGACGTCGACGGCGGGCCGCTGGTCCGCGTTGAACAGGTCCGACTGCAGGAAGATCTGGCCGTCGGTGATCGAGATGACGTTGGTCGGGATGTACGCCGACACGTCGTTCGCCTTGGTCTCGATGAGGGGCAGGCCCGTCATCGAGCCGGCACCCAGCTCGTCGGAGAGCTTGGCGCAACGCTCGAGCAGACGGGAGTGCAGGTAGAAGACGTCACCGGGGTACGCCTCGCGGCCCGGCGGGCGGCGCAGCAGCAGCGACACGGCGCGGTACGCCTCAGCCTGCTTCGACAGGTCGTCGAACACGATCAGGACGTGCTTGCCGCCGTACATCCAGTGCTGGCCGATGGCCGAGCCGGTGTAGGGGGCGAGGTACTTGAACCCGGCCGGGTCGGACGCCGGGGCGGCGACGATGGTCGTGTACTCGAGCGCACCGGCCTCCTCGAGCGCGGCGCGCACCGAGGCGATCGTCGAGCCCTTCTGGCCGATCGCGACGTAGATACAGCGGACCTGCTTCGTCGGGTCGCCGGTCTCCCAGTTCGCCTTCTGGTTGATGATCGTGTCGATCGCGATCGCCGTCTTGCCGGTCTGGCGGTCGCCGATGATGAGCTGACGCTGGCCGCGCCCGATCGGGATCATCGAGTCGATGGCCTTGATGCCGGTCTGCAGCGGCTCGTGCACGCTCTTGCGCGCCATGACGCCGGGCGCCTGGAGCTCGAGCGCGCGGCGGCCCTCGGTCGCGACCTCGCCGAGGCCGTCGATCGGCTGGCCCAGCGGGTCGACGACGCGACCCAGGTAGCCGTCGCCGACCGGCACGGAGAGGACCTCACCCGTGCGGCGGACCTCCTGGCCCTCCTCGATGCCGGAGAACTCACCCAGCACGACGACGCCGATCTCGCGGACGTCGAGGTTCAGCGCGAGGCCGAGCGTGCCGTCCTCGAAGCGCAGCAGCTCGTTCGCCATCGCGCCGGGCAGGCCCTCGACCTGCGCGATGCCGTCGCCCGCCAGGGTGACGCGCCCGACCTCTTCGGCGACCGCGCCCGTGGGCTCGTAGGTCTTCACGAAGCTGTCCAGCGCGGCGCGGATCTCCTCCGGCCGGATCGTCAGCTCAGCCATTGCTCTGCTCTCCTGTCATGGGCCCGCAGCAGCGGGCTCGCGTTCTGGGGTGCCGGCTCAGCCGGCGAGTCGTCGTCGGGCGTCGGCGAGGCGGGACAGCACGGTGGAGTCGACCACCTGCGGCCCGACCTGGATCCGCAGGCCGCCGATCACGTCGGGGTCGAGGATCACGTTGAGCTGGATGTCGCGCGCGTACGCCTGACCGAGGATCTCGGTGAGCCGCGCGCGCTGGGCCTCGCTCAGCGGCGTCGCCGTCGTGACCGTCGCGACCTGCCGGTCACGGCGCTCGGCGATCAGGTCGGCGATGTGTCCGAGCGTCGCGACGTAGCGCCGGCCGCGGGGGGCGGCGGCGGCACGCCGGGCGACGATCGAGGCGACCTCGGTCGCACGACCCGCGAGGATCTTGTCGACCAGCTCCGCACGGGCCTCGCCCGGGATCGCCGGGTCGAACAGCGTCTGGCGCACCTCACGCTGCCCGACGAGCGCGCGCGACAGGCGGAAGATCTCCTCCTCCACCCGCGCGAGGTCGCCCTCGTTCTCGGCCCGCGCCAGCACGGCGTGGAAGCCGAGCCGCTCGGCGGCCTCGGCCAGGTCGCCGTCGGCGGACCACCGCTGCCGGACCAGGTCCTGCGCGACGGCCGTGACCCGCGGGTCCGCCGTCGGAAGCAGCCGGCCGACCAGACCGGCCTTGGCGTCGCCCTCGATCGACGGGTCGCCCAGGACGCGGCGCAGGGAGCCGGAGCGGTCGAGCGCGTCGACGAGGGCGAACAGCTGCTCGCCCAGCACCGACGCCTGCGACCCGGCAGCGGCGAGGACCGGCTCGAACCGCTCCTCGACCGCCACCAGCGAGGCGCGAGACGTCCCGCGCATCAGCTCCCCTTACCTGCGGTACCGGCCGGCGACGTCGCCTCGAGCTCGTCGAGGAACCGGTCGACGACGCGCGAGCGCCGGGCCTCGTCCTCGAGCGACTCGCCGACGATCTTGGACGCGAGCTCCGTGGCGAGCGAGCCGACGTCGGTGCGCAGCTGCACGGCGGCCTGCTGACGCTCCGCCTCGATCTGCCGGTGGGCGGTCTCGGTGATCCGGCCCGCCTCCTCCTGCGCCTTCGAGCGCAGGTCGGCGACGATCTGCCCGCCCTCGGCACGCGCGTCCTCGCGGATCCGCGCGGCCTCGGTCCGGGCCTCGGCGAGCTGCTGGTGGTACTCGTCCAGAGCGGCTGCGGCCTCGGCCTGCGCCTGCTCCGCCTTCGCGAGCCCGCCCTCGATCCTCTCGGTCCGCTCGTCGAGCACGGCCTGCAGCTTGGGCAGGGCGAACCTGAAGAACGGGATCGCGATGAGCAGCAGGACGACGGCGGACCAGAAGATGTCGTACGAGGCAGGCAGCAGGAGCTTGATGCCCTCGACGTCCTCCGAGTGCTCCGCGGCCGTCAGGGCAGCCGCGGTGATCGCGGCGGCGCTCACGGGAAGAGGAACCCGGTGATGAGGCCGAGGAGGCCCAGGACCTCGACGAAGCCGATACCGATGAACATCGTCGTGCGCAGCTGGCCGGCGACCTCGGGCTGACGCGCGATGCCCTCGATCGTCTTGCCGATCAGGATGCCCAGGCCGATACCGGGGCCGATGACCGCGAGGCCGTAGCCGACGGTCGCGATGTTGCCCGAGATCGCGTTCTCGGCCGCAAGGATGGTCTCCGCAAGAGCCACGGTTGCTCGTTCCTTCCGTTGGGTACCCGACCGGTCGGCCGGCTACTCGTTCGTGGGTGGGACCGCGCGGGCCCCGGGGTTGACGAGGTGGTGCAGGGGGGTCTGGCTGGTCAGTGCTCTTCCTCGACCGACAGGCTGATGTAGACAGCCGTGAGGACGACGAAGATGTAGGCCTGCAGCGCTCCGACGAACATCTCGAAGAGCGTCATCGCGAAGCCGGCCACGAAGGTCAGGGCGCCGAACGACTTCATGAGCCCGTCGGCGTCGAAGAGGAAGTACTGGGTCGCCGAGAAGCAGAGCACCAGCATGAGGTGGCCGGCCACCATGTTCGCCATGAGTCGGATCGCCAGGGTGGCGGGCCGGATCACGAACACGGTGAGGAACTCGATCGGCGTCAGCAGGACGTACATGAACCACGGCACGCCCGGGGGGAACAGGCTCGCCTTGAGGAAGCCGCCGACGCCGTGCGCCCGCACGCCCGCGGACAGGTACCGCACGTAGGCCCACGCGGCCAGCAGGATCGGCAGCCCGATCAGTGCCGTGCCGGCCATGTTCAGACCGGGCACGACGCTCGTGAGGTTGAACGCCAGGATGGCGAAGAACATCGTCGTCAGCAGCGCGGTGTGCTCACGCGCCCGCTCCTTGCCGAGGATCTGCTCGGCCACCTGGACCCGGACGAAGTCCAGACCCATCTCGACGACGTTCTGGAACCGGCCCGGGACCAGCTTGGCGCGACGTGCCGCGATCACGAAGACGAGCACGATCGCCACCGCCGCGATGATGCGGATCAGCTGGATGCGGTTGAACTCGAAGATCGTGCCCTCGAAGAGCACCGGCGGCGGGAAGAAGTCCGCGATCGACGGCGCGTGGAAGCCGCTGCCACCCTCGTCGGACGCGAGCAGCTGGACGGTCACGAGGCTGGACAGAGCGTGCTCCTGGTGGTCGTGGCGCCGGGTGCCGGGCTTCCTCGCGGGCACACCGTCGGCGCCTGGCCGTCATGGATGGAGGAAGCCTAACCCATCGCAGAGGGTGCCTTGACCCGGCTCCGGCGGCCGGGATCCGTGTGTGCTACAGGGTTCCTGGACGGTCGTCCGAGGGGTCCGCGGCGGCCGGCTCGACGTACGGCACGTGGGCGCGGGTGACCGCGCGGTAGTCGAGGTAGGCGGACCCGAGGACGCCCACCAGCAGCACCGCGGCGAGCACCGGCTTGGAGTAGAAGTCCAGGTCCTTGATGACGGCCAGGACGACGATCACGACCAGCACCTTGGCGAG is a genomic window of Cellulomonas fulva containing:
- the atpB gene encoding F0F1 ATP synthase subunit A yields the protein MTVQLLASDEGGSGFHAPSIADFFPPPVLFEGTIFEFNRIQLIRIIAAVAIVLVFVIAARRAKLVPGRFQNVVEMGLDFVRVQVAEQILGKERAREHTALLTTMFFAILAFNLTSVVPGLNMAGTALIGLPILLAAWAYVRYLSAGVRAHGVGGFLKASLFPPGVPWFMYVLLTPIEFLTVFVIRPATLAIRLMANMVAGHLMLVLCFSATQYFLFDADGLMKSFGALTFVAGFAMTLFEMFVGALQAYIFVVLTAVYISLSVEEEH
- a CDS encoding F0F1 ATP synthase subunit gamma, with translation MAGSQRVYKQRIKSTQSLKKMFRAQELIAASRIGKARDRVAMASPYSRAITRAVSAVATHSNVSHPFLVERTDTRRVAVLVVASDRGMAGAYSASVIRETERLVAQLADEGKEVELLVSGRRAVGYYTFRQRELGGQWTGHSDAPTTEVAIEIADLLLEKFRAPADEGGIAEVHVVFTQFVNMVTQRPRVIRLLPLEVVEGVAPAGESGPLPLYDFEPSPEVVLDALLPRYVRARIYACLLQAAASELAARQRAMHTATDNAEDLIRMYTRLANQARQGEITQEISEIVSGADALASAS
- the atpA gene encoding F0F1 ATP synthase subunit alpha, with product MAELTIRPEEIRAALDSFVKTYEPTGAVAEEVGRVTLAGDGIAQVEGLPGAMANELLRFEDGTLGLALNLDVREIGVVVLGEFSGIEEGQEVRRTGEVLSVPVGDGYLGRVVDPLGQPIDGLGEVATEGRRALELQAPGVMARKSVHEPLQTGIKAIDSMIPIGRGQRQLIIGDRQTGKTAIAIDTIINQKANWETGDPTKQVRCIYVAIGQKGSTIASVRAALEEAGALEYTTIVAAPASDPAGFKYLAPYTGSAIGQHWMYGGKHVLIVFDDLSKQAEAYRAVSLLLRRPPGREAYPGDVFYLHSRLLERCAKLSDELGAGSMTGLPLIETKANDVSAYIPTNVISITDGQIFLQSDLFNADQRPAVDVGISVSRVGGAAQVKAMKQVSGTLKLDLAQFRSLEAFAMFASDLDATSRAQLARGSRLTELLKQAQYTPYPVEDQVASIWTGTKGHLDDVPIEDVKRFESELLDHLRRKTDVLSTIAETGKLDDATQESLAAAVEEFRNGFLTFDGSPLVGGSDDEAEVEVEQEQIVRQKKA
- the atpD gene encoding F0F1 ATP synthase subunit beta, whose amino-acid sequence is MTATTVDETAAAAGTPGVGRVARVIGPIVDIEFPADQIPMLYNALTVEIDLSSQGEGEGRFTMTLEVAQHLGDSLVRAIALKPTDGLVRGAQVTDTGAPISVPVGDVTKGKVFNVIGEVLNAEPGETIEITERWPIHRKPPAFDQLESKTQMFETGIKVIDLLTPYVQGGKIGLFGGAGVGKTVLIQEMIQRVAQDHGGVSVFAGVGERTREGNDLIVEMEEAGVFDKTALVFGQMDEPPGTRLRVALSALTMAEYFRDVQNQDVLLFIDNIFRFTQAGSEVSTLLGRMPSAVGYQPNLADEMGLLQERITSTRGHSITSLQAIYVPADDYTDPAPATTFAHLDATTELSREIASRGLYPAVDPLASTSRILDPRYVGQEHYDVATQVKSILQRNKELQDIIAILGVDELSEEDKTVVARARRIQQFLSQNTYMAEKFTGVVGSTVPVAETVEAFKKIAAGEFDHIAEQAFFNIGGLEDLEKNWARIQKEYGV
- a CDS encoding F0F1 ATP synthase subunit B, giving the protein MSAAAITAAALTAAEHSEDVEGIKLLLPASYDIFWSAVVLLLIAIPFFRFALPKLQAVLDERTERIEGGLAKAEQAQAEAAAALDEYHQQLAEARTEAARIREDARAEGGQIVADLRSKAQEEAGRITETAHRQIEAERQQAAVQLRTDVGSLATELASKIVGESLEDEARRSRVVDRFLDELEATSPAGTAGKGS
- a CDS encoding F0F1 ATP synthase subunit delta, which encodes MRGTSRASLVAVEERFEPVLAAAGSQASVLGEQLFALVDALDRSGSLRRVLGDPSIEGDAKAGLVGRLLPTADPRVTAVAQDLVRQRWSADGDLAEAAERLGFHAVLARAENEGDLARVEEEIFRLSRALVGQREVRQTLFDPAIPGEARAELVDKILAGRATEVASIVARRAAAAPRGRRYVATLGHIADLIAERRDRQVATVTTATPLSEAQRARLTEILGQAYARDIQLNVILDPDVIGGLRIQVGPQVVDSTVLSRLADARRRLAG
- the atpE gene encoding ATP synthase F0 subunit C, giving the protein MALAETILAAENAISGNIATVGYGLAVIGPGIGLGILIGKTIEGIARQPEVAGQLRTTMFIGIGFVEVLGLLGLITGFLFP
- a CDS encoding DUF2550 domain-containing protein; translated protein: MPGPVVVALVTLVVVVLVAGGAWWSRRQTLDRRVGSFRCDLGRGRRWSSGVAQYGAAHLYWWRFWSLAPRPARRWDRDGLTVVERRAAEPRDGAGEGYVVRCRARADGRPTEVELFMSPEAYAGLTSWIEATPLRVGPVI
- a CDS encoding F0F1 ATP synthase subunit epsilon, which produces MADSLEVDLVAADGKVWSGSARQVSAPAADGEIGILLGHTPILSVLRAGEVRVRTADGQALSWQVDGGFLSVDDDRVTVVVDALSDSAPAPTH